In Piliocolobus tephrosceles isolate RC106 chromosome 5, ASM277652v3, whole genome shotgun sequence, a single genomic region encodes these proteins:
- the TMEM151B gene encoding transmembrane protein 151B isoform X1: protein MSPPGSAAGESAAGGGGGGGGPGVPEELTAAAAAAAADEGPAREEQRPIQPSFTKSLCRESHWKCLLLSLLMYGCLGAVAWCHVTTVTRLTFSSAYQGNSLMYHDSPCSNGYVYIPLAFLLMLYAVYLVECWHCQARHELQHRVDVSSVRERVGRMQQATPCIWWKAISYHYVRRTRQVTRYRNGDAYTTTQVYHERVNTHVAEAEFDYARCGVRDVSKTLVGLEGAPATRLRFTKCFSFASVEAENAYLCQRARFFAENEGLDDYMEAREGMHLKNVDFREFMVAFPDPARPPWYACSSAFWAAALLTLSWPLRVLAEYRTAYAHYHVEKLFGLEGPGSASSAGGGLSPSDELLPPLTHRLPRVNTVDSTELEWHIRSNQQLVPSYSEAVLMDLAGLGTRCGGASGGYAPSCRYGGVGGPGAAGVAPYRRSCEHCQRAVSSSSIFSRSALSICASPRAGPGPGGGAGCGGSRFSLGRLYGSRRSCLWRSRSGSVNEASCPTEQTRLSSQASMGDDEDDDEEEAGPPPPYHDALYFPVLIVHRQEGCLGHNHRPLHRHGSCVETSL from the exons ATGTCCCCCCCTGGCTCGGCTGCGGGAGAGAGCGCcgccggcggcggcggcggcggtggcggcccCGGAGTCCCGGAGGAGCTCACGGCGGctgcggcagcggcggcggcggacGAGGGCCCCGCCCGAGAGGAG CAGCGTCCCATCCAGCCCTCTTTCACCAAGTCCCTCTGCCGTGAGTCCCACTGGAAGTGCCTCCTGCTCTCGCTGCTCATGTACGGCTGCCTGGGGGCAGTGGCCTGGTGCCACGTCACCACAGTGACGCGCCTCACCTTCAGCAGCGCCTACCAGGGCAACAGCCTCATGTACCATGACAGCCCCTGCTCCAACGGCTATGTCTACATCCCCCTGGCCTTCCTGCTCATGTTGTACGCCGTCTACCTGGTGGAGTGTTGGCACTGCCAAGCCCGCCATGAGCTGCAGCACCGTGTTGATGTGAGCAGTGTGCGGGAGCGTGTGGGCCGCATGCAGCAAGCCACACCCTGCATCTGGTGGAAGGCCATCAGCTACCACTATGTCCGCCGCACCCGCCAGGTCACCAGATACCGCAACGGAGATGCCTATACCACCACCCAG GTCTACCACGAACGTGTCAACACGCACGTGGCGGAGGCCGAGTTCGACTACGCGCGCTGCGGCGTCCGCGACGTGTCCAAGACGCTGGTGGGGCTGGAGGGCGCGCCGGCCACGCGGCTGCGCTTCACCAAGTGCTTCAGTTTCGCCAGCGTGGAGGCCGAGAACGCGTACCTGTGCCAGCGCGCGCGCTTCTTCGCAGAGAACGAGGGCCTGGACGACTACATGGAGGCACGCGAGGGCATGCACCTCAAGAACGTGGACTTCCGTGAGTTCATGGTGGCTTTCCCGGACCCGGCCCGGCCGCCCTGGTACGCCTGCTCCTCGGCCTTCTGGGCCGCGGCGCTGCTCACGCTGTCGTGGCCGCTGCGTGTGCTGGCAGAGTACCGCACGGCTTACGCACACTACCACGTGGAGAAGCTCTTTGGCCTGGAGGGCCCGGGGTCGGCCAGTAGCGCGGGCGGCGGCCTCAGCCCCAGCGACGAGCTGCTGCCCCCGCTCACCCACCGCCTGCCGCGGGTCAACACAGTGGACAGCACGGAGCTCGAGTGGCACATCCGCTCCAACCAGCAGCTGGtgcccagctactctgaggcggTGCTTATGGACCTGGCGGGGCTCGGGACGCGCTGCGGCGGGGCGAGCGGCGGCTACGCGCCCTCGTGCCGCTACGGCGGGGTAGGCGGCCCGGGCGCGGCGGGCGTGGCTCCCTACCGGCGCAGCTGCGAGCACTGCCAGCGCGCCGTCAGCAGCTCGTCCATCTTCTCGCGCAGCGCTCTGAGCATCTGCGCCAGCCCGCGGGCCGGCCCGGGCCCCGGTGGGGGCGCGGGCTGCGGGGGCAGCCGCTTCTCCCTCGGCCGACTCTACGGCTCCCGGCGCAGCTGCCTGTGGCGCAGCCGCAGCGGGAGCGTCAACGAGGCCAGCTGCCCCACGGAGCAGACGCGGCTGTCCAGCCAGGCCAGCATGGGGGACGACGAGGACGACGACGAGGAGGAGGCCGGGCCGCCGCCACCCTACCACGACGCCCTCTACTTTCCGGTCCTCATCGTCCACCGGCAGGAGGGGTGTCTGGGCCACAACCACCGGCCGCTGCACCGCCACGGCTCCTGCGTAGAGACCTCACTGTGA
- the TMEM151B gene encoding transmembrane protein 151B isoform X2 produces MYHDSPCSNGYVYIPLAFLLMLYAVYLVECWHCQARHELQHRVDVSSVRERVGRMQQATPCIWWKAISYHYVRRTRQVTRYRNGDAYTTTQVYHERVNTHVAEAEFDYARCGVRDVSKTLVGLEGAPATRLRFTKCFSFASVEAENAYLCQRARFFAENEGLDDYMEAREGMHLKNVDFREFMVAFPDPARPPWYACSSAFWAAALLTLSWPLRVLAEYRTAYAHYHVEKLFGLEGPGSASSAGGGLSPSDELLPPLTHRLPRVNTVDSTELEWHIRSNQQLVPSYSEAVLMDLAGLGTRCGGASGGYAPSCRYGGVGGPGAAGVAPYRRSCEHCQRAVSSSSIFSRSALSICASPRAGPGPGGGAGCGGSRFSLGRLYGSRRSCLWRSRSGSVNEASCPTEQTRLSSQASMGDDEDDDEEEAGPPPPYHDALYFPVLIVHRQEGCLGHNHRPLHRHGSCVETSL; encoded by the exons ATGTACCATGACAGCCCCTGCTCCAACGGCTATGTCTACATCCCCCTGGCCTTCCTGCTCATGTTGTACGCCGTCTACCTGGTGGAGTGTTGGCACTGCCAAGCCCGCCATGAGCTGCAGCACCGTGTTGATGTGAGCAGTGTGCGGGAGCGTGTGGGCCGCATGCAGCAAGCCACACCCTGCATCTGGTGGAAGGCCATCAGCTACCACTATGTCCGCCGCACCCGCCAGGTCACCAGATACCGCAACGGAGATGCCTATACCACCACCCAG GTCTACCACGAACGTGTCAACACGCACGTGGCGGAGGCCGAGTTCGACTACGCGCGCTGCGGCGTCCGCGACGTGTCCAAGACGCTGGTGGGGCTGGAGGGCGCGCCGGCCACGCGGCTGCGCTTCACCAAGTGCTTCAGTTTCGCCAGCGTGGAGGCCGAGAACGCGTACCTGTGCCAGCGCGCGCGCTTCTTCGCAGAGAACGAGGGCCTGGACGACTACATGGAGGCACGCGAGGGCATGCACCTCAAGAACGTGGACTTCCGTGAGTTCATGGTGGCTTTCCCGGACCCGGCCCGGCCGCCCTGGTACGCCTGCTCCTCGGCCTTCTGGGCCGCGGCGCTGCTCACGCTGTCGTGGCCGCTGCGTGTGCTGGCAGAGTACCGCACGGCTTACGCACACTACCACGTGGAGAAGCTCTTTGGCCTGGAGGGCCCGGGGTCGGCCAGTAGCGCGGGCGGCGGCCTCAGCCCCAGCGACGAGCTGCTGCCCCCGCTCACCCACCGCCTGCCGCGGGTCAACACAGTGGACAGCACGGAGCTCGAGTGGCACATCCGCTCCAACCAGCAGCTGGtgcccagctactctgaggcggTGCTTATGGACCTGGCGGGGCTCGGGACGCGCTGCGGCGGGGCGAGCGGCGGCTACGCGCCCTCGTGCCGCTACGGCGGGGTAGGCGGCCCGGGCGCGGCGGGCGTGGCTCCCTACCGGCGCAGCTGCGAGCACTGCCAGCGCGCCGTCAGCAGCTCGTCCATCTTCTCGCGCAGCGCTCTGAGCATCTGCGCCAGCCCGCGGGCCGGCCCGGGCCCCGGTGGGGGCGCGGGCTGCGGGGGCAGCCGCTTCTCCCTCGGCCGACTCTACGGCTCCCGGCGCAGCTGCCTGTGGCGCAGCCGCAGCGGGAGCGTCAACGAGGCCAGCTGCCCCACGGAGCAGACGCGGCTGTCCAGCCAGGCCAGCATGGGGGACGACGAGGACGACGACGAGGAGGAGGCCGGGCCGCCGCCACCCTACCACGACGCCCTCTACTTTCCGGTCCTCATCGTCCACCGGCAGGAGGGGTGTCTGGGCCACAACCACCGGCCGCTGCACCGCCACGGCTCCTGCGTAGAGACCTCACTGTGA